Proteins from a single region of Esox lucius isolate fEsoLuc1 chromosome 13, fEsoLuc1.pri, whole genome shotgun sequence:
- the LOC106024009 gene encoding histone H2A-like yields MSGRGKTGGKARAKAKTRSSRAGLQFPVGRVHWLLRKGNYAERVGAGAPVYLAAVLEYLTAEILELAGNAARDNKKTRIIPRHLQLAVRNDEELNKLLGGVTIAQGGVLPNIQAVLLPKKTEKAVKAK; encoded by the coding sequence ATGAGCGGAAGAGGCAAAACCGGAGGCAAAGCCAGGGCAAAGGCGAAGACCCGTTCATCCCGTGCTGGGCTCCAGTTCCCTGTGGGCCGTGTACACTGGCTGCTGCGCAAAGGCAACTATGCCGAGCGTGTGGGCGCTGGCGCACCCGTCTACCTGGCCGCCGTGCTCGAGTACCTTACTGCTGAGATCCTCGAGTTGGCAGGCAACGCAGCCCGCGACAACAAGAAGACTCGCATCATCCCCCGTCACCTGCAGTTGGCCGTGCGTAATGACGAGGAGCTGAACAAACTGCTCGGCGGTGTGACCATCGCTCAGGGCGGTGTCCTGCCCAACATCCAAGCAGTGCTTCTCCCCAAGAAGACCGAGAAGGCAGTCAAAGCCAAGTAA
- the LOC114838788 gene encoding histone H1-like, which yields MAEVAPAPAAAAPAKAPKKKAAAKPKKAGPSVGELIVKAVSASKERSGVSLAALKKSLAAGGYDVEKNNSRVKLAVKSLVTKGTLVQTKGTGASGSFKLNKKATETKKPAKKAAAPKGKKVAAKKPAAAKKPKKAAAKKPAAAAKKSPKKAKMPATPKKSPKKATKAAKPKAAKPKAAKPKKAAPKKK from the coding sequence ATGGCAGAAGTCGCCCCAGCACCAGCCGCCGCCGCGCCTGCCAAGGCACCCAAGAAGAAGGCAGCAGCCAAGCCCAAGAAAGCGGGACCCAGCGTAGGCGAGCTCATCGTCAAGGCTGTGTCCGCTTCCAAGGAGAGGAGCGGCGTGTCCCTGGCCGCGCTCAAGAAGTCTCTGGCGGCAGGCGGCTACGACGTGGAGAAGAACAACTCCCGCGTCAAGTTGGCCGTCAAGAGCCTCGTCACAAAGGGGACCCTGGTCCAGACCAAGGGCACCGGTGCCTCCGGCTCCTTTAAGCTCAACAAGAAAGCAACGGAGACCAAGAAGCCCGCCAAGAAAGCCGCAGCCCCTAAAGGCAAGAAGGTGGCAGCCAAGAAGCCCGCTGCAGCTAAGAAGCCCAAGAAGGCAGCAGCCAAGAAGCCCGCAGCCGCAGCTAAGAAGTCCCCGAAGAAGGCCAAGATGCCGGCTACTCCCAAGAAGAGCCCCAAGAAGGCTACAAAGGCAGCGAAGCCCAAAGCTGCCAAGCCCAAGGCAGCCAAGCCCAAGAAGGCAGCCCCCAAGAAGAAGTAG
- the LOC114838786 gene encoding histone H2B, translating into MPEPAKSAPKKGSKKAVTKTAGKGGKKRRKSRKESYAIYVYKVLKQVHPDTGISSKAMGIMNSFVNDIFERIAGESSRLAHYNKRSTITSREIQTAVRLLLPGELAKHAVSEGTKAVTKYTSSK; encoded by the coding sequence ATGCCCGAGCCAGCGAAGTCCGCGCCCAAGAAGGGCTCCAAGAAAGCCGTGACCAAGACCGCGGGAAAAGGCGGCAAGAAGCGCCGAAAGTCCAGGAAGGAGAGCTACGCCATCTACGTGTACAAAGTCCTGAAGCAGGTCCACCCCGACACCGGCATCTCGTCCAAGGCCATGGGGATCATGAACTCTTTCGTGAACGACATCTTTGAGCGCATCGCCGGCGAATCCTCTCGCCTGGCCCACTACAACAAGAGGTCTACCATCACGTCCAGGGAGATCCAGACGGCCGTGCGCCTGCTGCTTCCCGGCGAGCTGGCCAAACACGCCGTGTCCGAGGGCACCAAGGCCGTGACCAAGTACACGAGTTCCAAGTAA